One region of Chlorobiota bacterium genomic DNA includes:
- a CDS encoding FAD-dependent oxidoreductase: MPQVRLAQAGVPPILIESRPYLGGRLRSFVHEGTGDEIDNGQHLLMGCYHATFQLLEALGTRGLVELAPTLTVEFRDPDGSRDSIDSPRWLPAPLNVLAGMLRLRRLTLAQRLRLLRVGMAIRSKRDQPTPAETATEYLQRLGQSRAARARLWDQIIIATLNTPADEASATLFAAVMRRAFLGGKTESQLGFVRAGLSALHAPAQAFITRHGGSVMTGTPITRIEQNGDGTWIVFLKERQPIVASHLISALPHSNLRGISPPGIIQQIPSLAQPMPTSPIVSLYLWFNTPLHAMPMFAAMIGTGVQWVFNKRKIMAAGNEKFPGLISCTISAAVAETATDAAQIVRHAEQELRGAFPELRGATLVAHQVIKEKHATFAATPQNEAVRTGPGTLIPGLYLAGDWTGTGLPGTIEGGVQSGVAAANQLLAELPRR, from the coding sequence TTGCCGCAGGTCCGGCTTGCGCAAGCGGGGGTCCCCCCAATCTTGATCGAGTCGCGGCCCTATCTTGGCGGGCGGTTGCGGTCGTTTGTTCACGAAGGGACGGGGGATGAGATTGACAACGGCCAGCACCTTCTGATGGGATGCTACCACGCCACCTTCCAACTGCTGGAAGCGTTGGGAACGCGGGGATTGGTGGAGCTGGCCCCCACGCTAACGGTGGAGTTCCGCGACCCCGATGGAAGCCGCGATTCCATTGATTCCCCCCGTTGGCTTCCCGCTCCGCTGAACGTCCTTGCGGGGATGCTGCGGCTGCGCCGATTGACGCTTGCCCAGCGGCTGCGACTGCTGCGGGTTGGCATGGCGATTCGGAGCAAGCGGGACCAACCCACGCCGGCCGAGACCGCAACGGAGTATCTGCAACGGCTGGGCCAATCGCGGGCGGCACGCGCACGGCTTTGGGACCAAATCATCATCGCCACGCTGAACACCCCTGCTGACGAAGCGTCGGCAACGCTGTTTGCTGCGGTGATGCGGCGCGCATTTCTTGGGGGGAAAACCGAATCGCAGCTTGGGTTTGTTCGTGCCGGATTATCGGCATTGCATGCCCCCGCGCAGGCGTTTATCACCCGCCACGGAGGGAGCGTGATGACCGGCACGCCCATCACCCGAATTGAGCAGAATGGCGATGGAACGTGGATCGTTTTCCTGAAAGAACGCCAGCCAATCGTTGCCTCCCATCTGATCTCCGCCCTTCCCCACTCCAACCTGCGAGGCATCTCACCCCCGGGCATCATCCAGCAAATACCGTCGCTTGCGCAGCCAATGCCTACCTCTCCTATCGTCTCACTCTACCTCTGGTTCAACACGCCGTTGCACGCAATGCCGATGTTCGCGGCGATGATTGGAACGGGGGTGCAGTGGGTGTTCAACAAGCGGAAGATTATGGCGGCGGGGAACGAGAAATTTCCGGGGCTGATATCGTGCACCATCAGCGCCGCAGTGGCCGAAACCGCCACCGATGCAGCCCAGATAGTGCGCCACGCCGAGCAGGAACTTCGCGGGGCGTTTCCGGAGCTTCGCGGGGCAACGCTGGTGGCGCATCAGGTGATAAAGGAGAAGCACGCAACGTTTGCGGCAACGCCACAGAACGAAGCGGTCCGAACGGGGCCGGGAACCTTGATCCCAGGCCTCTATCTTGCCGGCGATTGGACCGGCACCGGGCTTCCTGGAACCATCGAGGGTGGGGTGCAAAGCGGCGTTGCGGCGGCCAACCAGTTGCTTGCCGAGCTTCCGCGCCGCTGA